Proteins found in one Aneurinibacillus uraniidurans genomic segment:
- a CDS encoding DUF421 domain-containing protein gives MIHELLQVDFWEMILRTTLTFFVLLTLARILGNKQLSQLTFFDYITGITIGSIAADIAGRSESAFLNGLTSLIWWSCLAILIAYIGLTSPSARVLFDGQPIILIKEGKIRKQSLKHARLNLDDLSMMLRKQGVFSMQDVNYAILEPDGQVSILKKEEHQPVTKKDLAIPTPKSVFLPSEIISDGKIVKKNLQELHVTEAWVQAQLKKHGIQSVEEVFYAEIQKDGSLFVSKD, from the coding sequence ATGATACATGAGCTTTTGCAGGTGGATTTCTGGGAGATGATCCTGCGGACAACGCTTACTTTTTTTGTGCTGCTTACATTGGCTCGGATTTTAGGGAATAAACAACTAAGTCAGCTTACCTTTTTCGACTATATCACAGGAATTACCATTGGCTCCATTGCTGCAGATATTGCGGGTAGGAGTGAATCCGCGTTTTTAAACGGACTAACTAGCTTAATCTGGTGGTCCTGTTTAGCGATCTTGATTGCCTATATTGGGCTTACATCACCGTCTGCAAGAGTTTTATTTGATGGTCAACCGATCATTCTGATTAAGGAAGGAAAGATACGAAAACAATCATTGAAACATGCCAGGTTAAATCTAGATGATTTAAGTATGATGCTTAGAAAGCAAGGGGTTTTTAGCATGCAGGACGTTAACTATGCCATTTTAGAACCAGACGGTCAGGTAAGTATACTCAAAAAGGAAGAACACCAGCCCGTCACCAAAAAAGATCTGGCGATTCCTACCCCAAAATCGGTCTTTCTTCCATCTGAAATCATTTCCGATGGTAAAATCGTAAAAAAAAACCTTCAAGAATTACACGTAACGGAAGCGTGGGTACAGGCTCAACTGAAAAAACATGGAATTCAGTCTGTAGAAGAGGTGTTTTATGCAGAAATTCAAAAAGATGGCTCTCTTTTTGTTAGTAAGGACTAG
- a CDS encoding transposase, with protein sequence MSKSKERNQLLNQFKEQYGVRKFDLNRYVQGMGRTFKQNIGSQMAQNIAERAFQAVENVMYGNGKKVHFCSVGQFFSLEEKTNKTGFRYFPENKRMEWLGLILPVILTDHDEYAHRALQDKIKYCRLVKKVIRGKNRYLVQFALEGFPPKKRNQNYSNDENARVGLDIGTSTLAIASEKEVKLLELAEGLAVDERQRRMLQRTLDRRRRANNPNKYNADGTSTKSNREKWIQSENYKKTRQAFAEMSRKIADKRKQSHNQLANHILSLGLDVRVETMNFKGLQAKAKKTERSEKTGRYKRKKRFGKSIANRAPSMLLSIIDNKLNYFGLQLKRIDTTKVKASQFEHFTQTCVKKKLSKRWNHFEQGDVQRDLYSAFLIMNTKDNLREVDVGRANETWNNFFSKHEQEMERMKQLTRNN encoded by the coding sequence ATGTCAAAAAGCAAAGAACGAAATCAACTTTTAAACCAATTCAAAGAACAATATGGTGTGCGTAAATTCGACTTAAATCGGTACGTTCAAGGAATGGGACGTACGTTTAAGCAAAATATCGGTTCTCAAATGGCTCAGAATATCGCGGAACGTGCGTTTCAAGCCGTTGAGAACGTCATGTATGGGAACGGTAAAAAAGTACATTTTTGTTCAGTCGGTCAATTCTTTTCGTTAGAAGAAAAGACAAACAAGACCGGTTTTCGATACTTCCCCGAAAACAAACGCATGGAATGGCTTGGACTTATCCTACCTGTCATTCTTACCGATCATGATGAATACGCACATCGTGCGCTTCAAGATAAAATCAAATATTGCCGACTTGTAAAGAAAGTGATTCGTGGGAAAAATCGTTACCTCGTTCAATTTGCGTTAGAAGGTTTTCCACCAAAAAAACGCAATCAGAACTACTCCAACGATGAAAATGCTCGTGTCGGATTAGATATTGGCACATCCACACTCGCCATTGCTTCTGAAAAGGAAGTGAAGCTACTTGAGCTAGCGGAAGGTTTGGCAGTAGATGAACGTCAAAGACGTATGCTACAACGTACGTTAGACCGCAGGCGCCGAGCGAATAATCCAAACAAGTACAATGCCGATGGCACCAGTACCAAATCAAATCGAGAGAAATGGATTCAAAGTGAAAACTACAAGAAAACACGGCAAGCGTTCGCTGAAATGAGTCGAAAAATTGCGGATAAGCGCAAGCAATCACACAATCAACTGGCGAATCATATTCTTTCGTTAGGGTTGGACGTCCGAGTTGAAACCATGAATTTCAAAGGACTTCAAGCAAAAGCAAAGAAAACAGAACGTAGCGAAAAGACAGGACGATACAAACGTAAAAAACGGTTTGGAAAGTCAATAGCGAACCGTGCGCCATCTATGCTTCTTTCGATTATCGACAACAAACTAAACTATTTCGGCTTACAGTTAAAGCGGATTGACACCACTAAAGTGAAAGCCAGTCAATTTGAACACTTCACCCAAACGTGCGTGAAGAAAAAACTCTCAAAACGTTGGAACCACTTTGAGCAAGGGGATGTGCAACGTGATTTGTATAGTGCCTTCCTCATCATGAATACAAAAGACAATCTACGTGAAGTAGATGTTGGACGAGCCAATGAAACATGGAACAACTTCTTTAGTAAGCACGAACAAGAAATGGAACGAATGAAACAGTTGACAAGAAACAACTAA
- the tnpA gene encoding IS200/IS605 family transposase, translating to MAEVKHGRGYVYAIQYHIVWCVKYRHNVLLGGIDIRLKEILNRIATDNGLTISEIESDCDHVHLLVDCNPQHSILNIIKALKGISARLLFKEFPQLKKKLWGGNPWNPSYFVATVSEHTEAQIRQYIRTQQKK from the coding sequence ATGGCAGAAGTCAAACATGGTAGAGGATATGTGTACGCTATCCAATACCATATTGTATGGTGCGTGAAATATCGCCACAACGTGTTACTTGGCGGTATAGATATACGATTAAAGGAAATACTCAATCGAATTGCTACAGATAATGGTCTCACGATTTCAGAAATTGAAAGTGATTGTGACCATGTTCATCTCTTGGTTGACTGTAATCCCCAACATTCAATTCTGAATATCATCAAAGCGTTAAAAGGCATTTCAGCAAGGTTGCTATTTAAAGAGTTTCCCCAGCTAAAAAAGAAGTTATGGGGAGGGAATCCTTGGAATCCTTCTTACTTTGTGGCAACCGTAAGTGAACATACGGAAGCGCAAATACGACAATATATTCGTACTCAACAAAAGAAATAG
- a CDS encoding response regulator transcription factor, with translation MKSILIVDDEEKIREVVVSYLEREGFRTVEAQTGRSALQVVKEEAVDLVVLDLMLPDISGEEVCQQIRKISSVPVLMLTAKVAEEDRVIGLTLGADDYVIKPFSPRELVARIKAILRRSSEQNLLADRISFSNGELVIDTVQQMIVKHGDSINLTPNEYKLLVVMARHPQRSFTREELIEKVFGYSYEGDARTIDQHIKNLRQKIEPDPKQPKYVCTVYGTGYKFVGDHG, from the coding sequence ATGAAATCTATACTTATTGTGGATGACGAAGAAAAGATTCGTGAAGTAGTTGTTTCTTATTTAGAAAGAGAAGGGTTCCGAACAGTAGAAGCTCAAACGGGGCGCAGTGCTTTGCAAGTGGTCAAAGAAGAAGCAGTAGATCTTGTCGTCCTTGATTTGATGTTACCCGATATTTCTGGCGAGGAAGTCTGTCAGCAAATCCGGAAAATATCTTCTGTCCCTGTGCTAATGTTAACCGCAAAAGTCGCGGAGGAAGACCGCGTAATCGGACTTACATTAGGTGCCGATGATTATGTGATTAAACCATTTAGTCCGAGGGAACTTGTAGCTCGTATAAAGGCCATTTTGCGTCGTTCCAGCGAACAGAACTTATTGGCTGATCGCATTTCATTTTCTAACGGAGAGTTGGTCATTGATACGGTTCAACAAATGATCGTTAAACATGGGGATTCGATTAATTTGACACCGAATGAATATAAACTTCTTGTGGTCATGGCCCGCCATCCTCAACGATCTTTTACAAGAGAAGAATTAATTGAAAAAGTGTTTGGGTATAGTTACGAAGGGGATGCACGAACGATTGACCAACACATTAAGAATTTACGCCAAAAAATTGAGCCTGACCCGAAACAACCGAAATATGTTTGTACGGTGTATGGAACAGGTTATAAATTTGTAGGTGATCACGGATGA
- a CDS encoding sensor histidine kinase gives MTRGLRARLAFIFIGMVTGILVIATVILIFVTHYHITMFLQQIPEGVPFLSHLNIHFERAMIQSITFTEIGAVLVAIFVSLSVTKRIITPLADMRQAAEQMRQGDLAARVVIQGHDELADLGQSLNHLAEQLQKQEELRKTMTADIAHELRTPLSTLKSHMEAFEDGIWEPTPERIHSCYEEIERLIHLVGDLEELTYMESPEFSLHLQREDVRQILRQAISSVKAAYLQKDVQLNLGDGEPILVDVDRQRIGQIFINLLTNALKFTSPGGSVQVEVYEEKEQVIMSVVDTGIGMAKNEIPFVFERFYRVDKSRNRKYGGGGIGLTIVKRLVEAHGGQVAIESEQGKGTTVSILLPKNQ, from the coding sequence ATGACCAGGGGATTACGAGCTCGACTCGCTTTTATCTTTATTGGAATGGTAACAGGAATTCTAGTAATCGCTACGGTCATTCTCATTTTTGTCACGCACTATCACATTACGATGTTTTTGCAGCAAATACCTGAGGGAGTTCCTTTTCTTTCCCACTTGAATATTCATTTTGAACGAGCTATGATCCAATCCATTACCTTTACAGAAATCGGAGCTGTTTTAGTAGCCATTTTCGTAAGTCTTTCTGTAACAAAACGCATTATTACTCCTTTAGCAGACATGCGCCAAGCGGCTGAGCAGATGAGACAAGGAGACCTTGCCGCTCGCGTTGTTATTCAAGGGCACGATGAATTGGCTGATCTTGGACAATCGTTAAATCATCTAGCAGAGCAATTACAAAAGCAAGAGGAATTGCGTAAAACGATGACCGCTGATATTGCTCATGAACTTCGCACTCCGTTAAGCACATTAAAAAGTCATATGGAGGCTTTCGAGGATGGAATTTGGGAACCTACGCCTGAGCGTATTCACTCCTGTTACGAAGAGATTGAAAGACTCATTCATCTTGTTGGGGATTTAGAAGAACTGACTTATATGGAATCACCAGAATTTAGCCTTCATCTTCAGAGAGAGGATGTACGCCAGATTCTTCGTCAAGCCATTTCATCGGTGAAGGCCGCCTATCTTCAGAAAGATGTACAATTGAATCTAGGAGATGGAGAGCCCATTTTAGTAGACGTAGATCGACAGCGTATCGGGCAGATTTTCATTAATTTGTTAACAAATGCGTTAAAGTTCACCTCGCCTGGCGGGAGTGTTCAAGTCGAAGTATATGAAGAAAAAGAACAGGTGATAATGTCTGTCGTCGATACAGGAATCGGCATGGCAAAGAATGAAATTCCTTTTGTGTTCGAAAGATTTTATCGGGTAGATAAATCGCGAAATCGCAAATATGGCGGAGGAGGCATCGGATTAACCATTGTAAAACGGTTAGTGGAAGCTCATGGTGGACAAGTAGCAATAGAAAGTGAGCAAGGAAAGGGAACTACAGTTTCTATTCTTCTGCCAAAAAACCAGTAG
- a CDS encoding multicopper oxidase family protein, which yields MNKKTMTFMGIVLSTALLSACSSMNGMDHSNMSGMNQSSTKSQAIPAAVTPVVSKVGNQTIKEFSLVAKSTEQEIKNGVTVPVWTYNGTVPGSQIRVTQGDRVKVHLKNELSVPITIHWHGYPVPNSMDGIPGMTQASIKPGQSFTYDFVATTPGTYWYHSHYNSAAQVDKGLYGTFIVDPKDETNKPNRDYTLVLDEWMTDSNMNGHDMSNMNGQMNMGNHDMSTMPNMDHDQMMKQMYNVYTVNGKAGNLIEPLTVKKGEKVRLRFVNAGYLSHTIHLPNQPFQVVAIDGNPITSTPLIKDQLLRIGPGERYDVEFTADGATNWIIDSHDDTPYAADIHIPVMYEGNNTTPKSDSDKNLPIVDITNYGDVANQTFNEQTKFNKNYMLHLNSKVVNGNQEYMINDKVYPNTDPLTVSKGDKVKVTLINDGKSDHPMHLHGHVFQILSKNGKPVKDPVWKDTIVVRPGERYDIAFQANNTGNWMFHCHDLHHAAMGMMTEVEYQGYHSSIKPDPEDMKASE from the coding sequence ATGAATAAAAAAACGATGACATTCATGGGGATTGTATTATCGACCGCGTTATTGAGTGCTTGCTCATCGATGAATGGAATGGATCACTCAAATATGAGCGGCATGAATCAATCTTCAACTAAGAGTCAGGCCATTCCAGCCGCTGTTACTCCTGTTGTAAGCAAAGTAGGCAACCAAACGATCAAAGAGTTTTCTTTGGTAGCCAAATCTACGGAACAAGAAATCAAAAATGGCGTGACGGTTCCTGTTTGGACGTACAATGGAACAGTACCTGGTAGTCAGATTCGTGTTACACAAGGGGATCGTGTAAAAGTTCATTTGAAAAATGAATTATCCGTTCCAATCACCATTCATTGGCATGGCTATCCTGTCCCAAATAGCATGGACGGGATTCCCGGAATGACACAAGCTTCTATCAAACCAGGCCAATCTTTTACGTATGATTTCGTGGCCACAACACCAGGTACTTATTGGTATCACTCTCATTACAATAGTGCAGCACAAGTGGATAAAGGTTTGTATGGCACATTCATTGTTGATCCAAAAGATGAGACGAACAAGCCAAATCGTGACTATACGCTTGTATTGGATGAATGGATGACCGACTCAAACATGAATGGTCATGATATGTCCAATATGAATGGTCAAATGAACATGGGGAATCACGATATGTCTACCATGCCCAACATGGATCATGATCAAATGATGAAACAAATGTATAACGTTTATACGGTTAATGGTAAGGCAGGAAATCTTATTGAACCGTTAACCGTGAAAAAGGGAGAGAAGGTGCGCCTTCGTTTTGTAAACGCAGGATATTTATCTCACACTATTCATCTGCCAAATCAACCATTTCAAGTGGTGGCCATCGACGGTAATCCTATTACGTCAACTCCGTTGATTAAAGATCAACTGTTACGTATCGGACCTGGAGAACGATATGATGTCGAGTTTACAGCGGATGGCGCTACGAACTGGATCATTGACAGTCACGATGATACGCCTTATGCGGCAGATATCCATATTCCCGTTATGTACGAAGGAAATAATACGACACCAAAATCGGATTCGGACAAAAATCTTCCGATCGTAGATATTACTAATTATGGAGATGTAGCAAACCAGACGTTTAACGAGCAAACGAAATTTAATAAAAACTATATGCTTCATTTAAACTCGAAAGTAGTGAATGGCAATCAGGAATACATGATCAACGATAAGGTCTATCCGAACACGGACCCATTAACGGTATCAAAAGGTGATAAAGTAAAAGTAACTCTTATCAATGATGGGAAGTCCGATCATCCAATGCACTTGCATGGGCACGTTTTTCAAATCCTGTCCAAGAACGGAAAGCCTGTGAAGGACCCGGTATGGAAAGATACAATTGTCGTTCGCCCGGGTGAAAGATATGACATCGCTTTTCAAGCAAATAACACAGGGAATTGGATGTTCCACTGTCATGATTTGCACCATGCAGCAATGGGGATGATGACGGAGGTCGAATATCAAGGCTATCATTCCTCGATTAAACCAGACCCAGAAGATATGAAGGCAAGTGAATAG
- a CDS encoding ABC transporter ATP-binding protein, with translation MSNKLILDNISKVFGDGDTSVKVLDGVSLQVKAGEFVAVVGPSGSGKSTFLSIAGALLSPSSGRIILSDKDVSKLTPKKMNQLRLEKIGFVFQASNLIPYLSVRDQLLLIAELAGNPTKEAEKRANDLLTHLGLAHRRDHYPESLSGGERQRVAIARALMNDPELILADEPTASLDSERGRAVVQMLADEVKARGKAAIMVTHDKRMLDVCDRVVYIEDGKLSEQPKRVAMGL, from the coding sequence ATGAGTAACAAACTTATCCTTGACAATATTAGTAAAGTATTCGGTGATGGAGATACATCTGTTAAAGTGCTGGATGGTGTGTCATTACAGGTTAAAGCAGGTGAGTTTGTAGCCGTTGTCGGTCCTTCCGGCTCTGGTAAAAGCACCTTTCTTTCCATTGCCGGGGCATTGCTGTCCCCTTCTAGTGGTCGGATTATTTTGAGTGACAAAGATGTGAGCAAACTGACACCAAAGAAAATGAACCAACTTCGTCTTGAAAAAATCGGGTTCGTATTTCAAGCGTCCAATCTAATCCCGTATTTATCTGTCCGTGACCAGCTGCTGCTAATCGCTGAATTAGCTGGCAACCCCACTAAAGAAGCTGAAAAACGAGCAAATGATCTCCTTACACACCTTGGATTAGCTCATCGCAGAGATCATTATCCGGAAAGTTTATCAGGTGGAGAACGTCAACGTGTGGCAATCGCTCGGGCTTTGATGAATGACCCGGAACTGATTCTGGCCGATGAACCGACGGCAAGTCTTGATTCAGAACGAGGTCGAGCTGTCGTGCAGATGTTAGCGGATGAGGTAAAGGCACGAGGAAAAGCGGCGATTATGGTTACGCATGATAAGCGAATGCTAGATGTGTGTGATCGGGTTGTCTATATCGAGGACGGCAAGCTTTCTGAGCAGCCAAAACGTGTAGCAATGGGTTTGTAA
- a CDS encoding ABC transporter permease, which translates to MFLALREIKHAKMRYLLIGFIMVLIAWLVLFVSGLAKGLSSANASSIQNMKADYLVLQTDSENRLTRSMLSEEKVKDIQQYAKQAATPLGVQMTTITPNQTAKKTDATFFAIDMNDRLAPTVVEGKRITNSTTDEIIADRSLKDDGFALGDHIKDQASGKVFTIVGFTEGQSFSHTPVIHMNKQEWASIHESNAQFKQAFNAVALHVDENSAQQLADKVSGVEVISKDQALQGIPGYKEEQGSLLMMIVFLFVIAAFVLAVFFYVITIQKINQFGVLKAIGAKSSYLARNIISQVLTLSIVSLAISIALTYGMSLILPGSMPFALNPQLVVGCSVLFLTVAVLGSLLSLYRVIKIDAIEAIGRAA; encoded by the coding sequence ATGTTTCTTGCATTACGCGAAATCAAACATGCGAAAATGCGTTACTTATTAATAGGTTTTATTATGGTTTTAATTGCCTGGCTCGTTCTATTTGTGTCGGGTTTAGCCAAAGGATTATCCTCGGCTAATGCATCCTCGATTCAAAACATGAAGGCAGATTACCTGGTGCTTCAGACAGATTCAGAAAACCGTTTAACCCGATCCATGCTATCAGAAGAAAAAGTAAAGGACATTCAACAATATGCCAAGCAAGCCGCCACTCCACTAGGGGTCCAAATGACCACAATTACGCCAAATCAGACCGCGAAGAAAACAGATGCAACCTTTTTCGCGATTGACATGAATGATAGGCTAGCTCCTACTGTAGTGGAAGGCAAACGGATTACGAATTCTACAACGGATGAAATCATAGCGGATCGTTCGTTAAAAGATGACGGATTTGCACTAGGCGATCACATAAAAGATCAAGCATCTGGAAAAGTGTTTACAATCGTTGGATTTACAGAAGGTCAATCTTTTAGTCATACTCCGGTCATCCATATGAATAAGCAGGAATGGGCTTCGATTCATGAATCAAATGCGCAATTTAAACAAGCGTTTAACGCCGTTGCCTTGCACGTAGATGAAAACAGCGCTCAGCAACTTGCTGACAAAGTATCAGGTGTTGAAGTGATCAGTAAAGACCAGGCTTTACAAGGCATCCCTGGTTATAAAGAAGAACAAGGCTCCTTACTGATGATGATCGTATTTCTGTTTGTCATTGCTGCTTTTGTATTGGCTGTATTCTTCTACGTGATTACGATCCAAAAAATAAATCAATTCGGGGTGTTAAAAGCAATCGGTGCAAAATCAAGCTATTTGGCCCGCAACATCATTTCTCAAGTACTCACCCTATCTATTGTGAGCCTTGCGATTAGTATTGCGCTTACGTATGGAATGTCCTTGATTTTGCCGGGCAGTATGCCGTTTGCGCTCAATCCACAGTTGGTTGTAGGCTGTTCCGTACTATTTTTAACGGTTGCCGTACTGGGGTCATTGTTATCACTATACCGTGTGATCAAAATTGATGCGATCGAAGCGATTGGGAGGGCTGCATAA
- a CDS encoding HAMP domain-containing sensor histidine kinase, with protein MKTLYLRIVVTTLFVMLISSLLGFVFTNVYYQYKLKPYNDEKITHMAQDIVAFYENNPRSNLHDYLQNTGNLGYQIFLVNQQGDQSFYGGAFRKKELDPTVIQNVLHGHIYHGISQFPSTAFITGFFDNVLSNTIGVPIMIDGTPHALFIRPNIELQFGEMRVFFALLMALTTLLSICFVIISTRYIVHPITKLTEATKKLAQGKYNIELHVNRRDEIGHLANHFSKMAKSLEQLEEMRQEFVSNVSHEIQSPLASIQGFAQTLQSDTLSASQRSHYLSIIEDESRRMSLLSKQLLMLASLDKEEDIIEKSTFDVAAQLKQVLFMTEWSWREKELAIDMKLSSTFIFADQKLLQQVWINLITNSIKFTPHGGSISLLLTQTDHKECHIEIKDTGIGISEQDLPYIFNRFYRADKSRNRKEGSSGLGLAITKKIIDLHHGKIHVESQLGKGTTFHVYLPLL; from the coding sequence GTGAAGACTCTTTATTTACGAATCGTTGTTACGACCCTGTTCGTGATGCTAATCAGTAGTTTACTGGGGTTTGTTTTCACAAATGTTTACTATCAATACAAGTTGAAGCCGTACAACGATGAAAAAATAACGCATATGGCACAAGATATCGTCGCTTTTTATGAAAATAATCCTCGTAGTAATTTACATGATTATTTACAAAACACAGGAAACCTGGGCTATCAGATTTTTTTGGTGAATCAACAAGGCGATCAATCGTTTTATGGTGGAGCCTTTCGCAAAAAAGAACTGGACCCTACAGTGATCCAAAATGTTTTACATGGTCATATTTATCATGGGATTTCCCAGTTCCCTTCGACAGCCTTCATAACCGGATTTTTTGATAACGTACTCTCGAATACAATTGGTGTGCCCATCATGATTGATGGAACTCCTCATGCGCTTTTCATCCGCCCTAATATCGAACTGCAGTTTGGAGAAATGCGGGTCTTTTTTGCTCTTCTTATGGCGCTCACTACACTGCTAAGTATTTGTTTTGTGATCATTAGTACCCGTTATATTGTCCACCCCATTACCAAACTGACAGAAGCGACTAAAAAACTGGCACAAGGAAAGTACAATATTGAACTGCATGTAAATCGGCGGGATGAAATCGGGCACCTGGCGAATCACTTCTCTAAGATGGCCAAAAGCTTGGAACAGCTGGAAGAGATGCGGCAAGAATTCGTGTCGAATGTGTCTCATGAAATTCAATCTCCCCTTGCTTCTATCCAGGGATTTGCCCAAACGTTGCAATCCGACACGTTATCGGCAAGCCAACGAAGCCATTACTTATCGATTATTGAGGACGAAAGCAGGCGGATGTCACTGCTAAGTAAGCAGCTATTAATGCTTGCTTCGCTCGATAAAGAAGAGGATATTATCGAAAAAAGCACATTTGATGTGGCCGCTCAGCTTAAACAAGTCTTGTTTATGACCGAATGGAGCTGGCGGGAAAAAGAGCTGGCGATTGATATGAAGCTCTCTTCCACTTTCATTTTTGCAGACCAAAAATTGCTTCAGCAGGTGTGGATCAATCTCATTACTAACAGCATTAAATTCACGCCACATGGCGGATCGATTTCCCTTCTGCTTACCCAAACTGATCATAAAGAATGCCACATCGAGATCAAAGATACAGGGATTGGCATTTCCGAACAGGATCTGCCCTATATTTTTAACCGCTTTTACCGCGCCGATAAATCGCGGAACCGCAAAGAAGGCAGCAGTGGTTTAGGGCTTGCGATTACAAAAAAAATTATCGACCTGCATCATGGAAAAATTCATGTAGAAAGCCAGCTAGGGAAAGGAACAACTTTCCACGTCTATCTTCCCCTTCTGTAA
- a CDS encoding response regulator transcription factor, which produces MIHILIADDDPHIRELVTYHLQFAGYTVFQATDGEEASVLLAEHPIHLAIVDVMMPNKDGFQLCQEIREDYDIPVILLTAKDQLVDKEKGFAVGTDDYVTKPFEPQELLFRMKALLRRYHMINAEKIKLHDTIIDRSSYEVDCNGQLLMLPMKEFELLSQLASYPDRTFAREELIQLIWGADFAGDDRTVDVHIKRLRDRFAERTNDFSIKTVRGVGYKLEVAKK; this is translated from the coding sequence ATGATTCATATTTTAATTGCTGATGATGACCCTCACATTCGTGAACTCGTGACCTATCACCTGCAATTCGCAGGCTATACCGTCTTTCAAGCAACGGATGGCGAAGAAGCTTCTGTATTGCTTGCAGAGCATCCCATTCATTTAGCGATTGTCGATGTGATGATGCCAAACAAAGATGGGTTTCAACTCTGTCAAGAAATTCGGGAAGATTACGATATTCCGGTTATTTTATTAACCGCAAAAGATCAATTAGTTGATAAAGAAAAAGGGTTTGCAGTCGGAACGGATGATTATGTCACAAAGCCATTTGAACCGCAAGAATTATTATTTCGCATGAAAGCACTGCTTCGACGTTATCACATGATAAATGCCGAAAAAATTAAGTTGCATGACACAATCATTGATCGGAGCAGTTATGAGGTTGATTGTAATGGGCAACTTCTCATGCTGCCCATGAAAGAATTTGAACTGTTATCACAACTCGCCAGCTATCCCGACCGGACATTTGCACGGGAAGAACTGATTCAATTAATTTGGGGAGCAGATTTTGCCGGGGATGATCGAACGGTGGATGTTCATATTAAGCGATTGCGTGACCGCTTTGCTGAGCGCACGAACGATTTTAGCATTAAAACGGTGCGCGGTGTTGGCTATAAACTGGAGGTCGCCAAGAAGTGA